One genomic segment of Streptomyces sp. TLI_146 includes these proteins:
- a CDS encoding MoxR family ATPase codes for MSDRTPATAANPDTARASLEALRTEIAKAVVGQDSAVTGLVVALLCRGHVLLEGVPGVAKTLLVRSLAASLELDTKRVQFTPDLMPTDVTGSLIYDARTAEFSFQAGPVFTNLLLADEINRTPPKTQSSLLEAMEERQVTVDGTPRPLPEPFLVAATQNPVEYEGTYPLPEAQLDRFLLKLTVPLPSRADEINVLARHAEGFNPRDLQAAGVRPVAGAADLEAARAAVAKTSVSAEITGYVVDICRATRESPSLSLGVSPRGATALLSTARAWAWLTGRDYVTPDDVKALALPTLRHRIQLRPEAEMEGVTADSVITSVLAHVPVPR; via the coding sequence ATGAGCGACCGAACCCCGGCGACCGCAGCGAACCCGGACACCGCCCGCGCCTCCCTGGAGGCCCTGCGCACCGAGATCGCCAAGGCCGTGGTCGGCCAGGACTCCGCCGTGACGGGCCTGGTCGTGGCCCTGCTGTGCCGCGGTCATGTCCTCCTCGAAGGGGTCCCTGGCGTCGCCAAGACCCTCCTCGTGCGTTCGCTCGCCGCTTCGCTCGAACTCGACACCAAGCGCGTCCAGTTCACCCCCGATCTGATGCCCACTGATGTCACGGGCTCGCTGATCTACGACGCCCGCACCGCCGAGTTCTCCTTCCAGGCCGGCCCGGTGTTCACCAATCTGCTGCTCGCGGACGAGATCAACCGCACGCCTCCGAAGACCCAGTCCTCTCTCCTCGAAGCCATGGAGGAGCGTCAGGTCACGGTCGACGGCACACCGCGCCCGCTTCCCGAGCCCTTCCTGGTCGCCGCGACGCAGAACCCCGTCGAGTACGAGGGCACCTATCCCCTGCCGGAAGCCCAGCTGGACCGCTTCCTGCTGAAGTTGACGGTGCCTCTGCCCTCGCGCGCGGACGAGATCAACGTCCTCGCCCGTCACGCCGAGGGTTTCAACCCTCGTGACCTCCAGGCGGCCGGAGTCCGCCCGGTCGCGGGAGCCGCCGATCTGGAAGCGGCTCGTGCGGCCGTGGCCAAGACCTCGGTCTCCGCAGAGATCACCGGCTATGTCGTCGATATCTGTCGTGCCACGCGTGAATCCCCCTCACTCAGCCTCGGCGTATCCCCCCGAGGCGCCACAGCTCTGCTCTCCACCGCTCGCGCCTGGGCCTGGCTCACGGGCCGGGACTATGTCACCCCCGACGACGTAAAGGCCTTGGCCCTCCCCACACTTCGCCATCGCATCCAGTTGCGTCCCGAGGCGGAGATGGAGGGCGTCACCGCCGACTCCGTCATCACCTCGGTCCTCGCCCACGTCCCCGTCCCCCGCTGA
- a CDS encoding DUF58 domain-containing protein — protein sequence MALTGRTALLAALGSVPVGVWAPSWAGMLAVNAPLTLAMMCDYALAAPVRKLQFTRNGDTSVRLGDAAEVVLTITNPSGRPLRAQLRDAWPPSSWASDAEQDASRHALTVPAGERRRVTTALRPTRRGDRHSQQITIRSYGPLGLVSRQGSHRVPWTVRVLPPFTSRKHLPSRLARLRELDGRTSVLTRGEGTEFDSLRPYVPGDDTRSIDWRATARQNAVAIRTWRPERDRHILVVLDTGRTSAGRVGDVPRMDAAMDATLLLAALASRAGDRVDLLAYDRRVRAQVQGRASGELLPSLVNALAPLEPELVETDARGLSAAALANAPRRSLIVLLTSLDAAPVEGGLLPVLPQLTKRHTVLVAAIADPHIKKMAESRGTADSVYEAAAASRTQEQRHRTAEQLMRHGVTVVDATPDELAPALADAYLELKAAGRL from the coding sequence GTGGCTCTCACCGGACGCACTGCTCTGCTCGCTGCTCTCGGATCCGTCCCCGTCGGTGTATGGGCCCCGAGCTGGGCGGGAATGCTCGCGGTCAACGCCCCCCTCACACTCGCAATGATGTGCGACTACGCCCTCGCCGCGCCAGTGCGAAAGCTTCAATTCACCCGAAACGGTGATACATCAGTTCGACTGGGTGACGCCGCCGAGGTCGTCCTCACCATCACCAATCCCTCGGGCCGCCCGTTGCGGGCCCAGCTCCGCGACGCCTGGCCGCCCAGCAGCTGGGCTTCCGACGCCGAACAGGACGCTTCACGGCATGCCTTGACGGTTCCGGCCGGCGAACGCCGCCGCGTCACCACGGCCCTGCGCCCGACCCGGCGGGGCGACCGACACTCCCAGCAGATCACCATCCGCTCATACGGACCGCTCGGCCTCGTCTCCCGGCAAGGCAGCCACCGCGTCCCCTGGACCGTGCGCGTGCTGCCGCCCTTCACCAGCCGCAAGCACCTGCCGTCCCGACTGGCCCGGCTGCGCGAACTCGATGGCCGCACCAGCGTGTTGACCCGAGGCGAAGGCACCGAGTTCGACAGCCTGCGCCCCTACGTCCCCGGCGACGACACCCGCTCCATCGACTGGCGCGCCACTGCCCGGCAGAACGCCGTCGCCATACGCACCTGGCGGCCCGAGCGCGACCGCCACATCCTCGTCGTCCTCGATACCGGGCGTACGTCGGCGGGCCGCGTCGGCGACGTCCCCCGCATGGACGCCGCGATGGACGCCACCCTGCTGCTCGCCGCACTCGCCTCCCGCGCAGGCGACCGCGTCGACCTCCTGGCATACGACCGTCGCGTGCGAGCCCAAGTGCAGGGCCGCGCCTCCGGAGAACTTCTGCCCTCTCTGGTCAACGCGCTTGCGCCGCTCGAGCCCGAGTTGGTGGAAACAGATGCCCGAGGCTTGAGCGCCGCCGCACTCGCCAACGCTCCTCGGCGTTCCTTGATCGTGCTGCTGACAAGCCTGGACGCGGCTCCGGTGGAGGGAGGCCTGCTCCCCGTTCTCCCGCAGCTCACCAAGCGACACACAGTTCTGGTCGCAGCGATTGCCGACCCTCACATCAAGAAGATGGCGGAGTCACGTGGCACTGCGGACTCCGTTTACGAAGCGGCCGCTGCCAGCCGCACCCAGGAACAGCGTCACCGCACGGCTGAACAGCTGATGCGCCATGGCGTTACCGTCGTGGACGCGACCCCGGATGAGCTGGCACCGGCGTTGGCGGACGCGTATCTGGAGTTGAAGGCCGCAGGTCGACTCTGA
- a CDS encoding stage II sporulation protein M: MDLDVFVTAHHPEWDRLDQLLRRGRRLTGAEVDELVALYQRTSTHLSQIQSSAPDPQLTARLTQLVARARATVTGTRRASWRDAVRFLTAGFPAAVYRARRWWIPAALLSTALAAIIGWWIGTHPEVQSSIAAPETLRDMTRPGGEYETYYSSHPAASFAAQVWTNNAQASAMCLVLGAFLGLPVLWVLFSNMLNLGVGIGLMSSAGRLDTFLGLVLPHGLLELTAVFVAAGTGLRLGWTVIDPGPRTRRDALAEEGRAALGMAIGLALVLFVSGLIEAFVTPSDLPTWGRIAIGIAAELAFLVYVYVLGGRAVREGETGDVDEPDRSAAQPTAA; this comes from the coding sequence ATGGACCTCGACGTCTTCGTCACCGCCCACCATCCCGAGTGGGACCGACTCGATCAGCTGCTGCGCCGCGGCCGCCGTCTGACCGGCGCCGAGGTCGACGAACTCGTCGCCCTCTATCAGCGCACGTCGACACACCTCTCCCAGATACAGTCCTCGGCGCCGGACCCGCAGCTCACGGCCCGTCTCACCCAGCTCGTGGCCCGTGCCCGCGCCACGGTGACCGGCACCCGCCGCGCCTCCTGGCGCGACGCCGTGCGCTTTCTGACCGCCGGATTCCCGGCAGCCGTCTATCGCGCGCGTAGATGGTGGATTCCGGCGGCGCTGCTCTCGACCGCCCTGGCCGCGATCATCGGCTGGTGGATCGGCACCCACCCCGAGGTCCAGTCGTCGATCGCCGCTCCGGAGACGCTCAGGGACATGACGCGACCCGGTGGGGAGTACGAGACGTACTACTCAAGCCACCCCGCGGCCTCCTTCGCGGCCCAGGTCTGGACGAACAACGCACAGGCAAGCGCGATGTGCCTGGTCCTGGGCGCCTTCCTGGGGCTGCCGGTCCTCTGGGTCCTGTTCTCCAACATGCTGAACCTGGGCGTGGGCATCGGCCTCATGTCCTCGGCCGGCCGCCTGGACACCTTCCTCGGCCTGGTCCTCCCGCACGGCCTTCTCGAACTCACCGCCGTCTTCGTGGCGGCGGGTACAGGGCTACGCCTTGGCTGGACGGTCATCGACCCCGGTCCGCGCACCCGCCGCGACGCCCTCGCCGAAGAGGGCCGCGCGGCCCTGGGCATGGCCATCGGCCTGGCCCTGGTCCTGTTCGTCTCCGGCCTGATCGAAGCCTTCGTCACGCCGTCGGACCTCCCCACCTGGGGCCGCATCGCCATCGGAATCGCCGCCGAGCTGGCATTTCTCGTGTACGTCTACGTGCTCGGCGGCAGAGCAGTGCGCGAGGGCGAGACGGGCGACGTCGACGAACCGGACCGCAGCGCGGCCCAGCCCACCGCCGCGTGA